The nucleotide window AGTGTTTAGGTTTAATCCTGCTTTAAGTTTGAGTCCTGTTAACTGGCTCTGTATGTTTGTATTGGGTCAAGAAgtagaaagtactgaagccacaCACAGGAAAGCAGTATTAGCTGAAAGAGGTCAACAATGAAAGTACGGCTCTTGTGACAGATGTATTGTATGGGGTAACACCCACCAACCCATTACCTGACCCTTCTAACTTTACTGCGTTGTAGGGGACTCATACCACCAGGGAGTGTTTTAGAGGCAAGTGTCAAAAACAAGACTTGGCCCCTGACTTTGAGAGTATTCAGACAGCAGTAATTGAGTATTAAAAGTAGGATTAGTGGGGCCTTGGGAGAAACTTTTCTGCAGGCACTACTTGTTGTGTGCTCTTAGGCGGGGACCCAACCAATTCacgatttaaaaatatttaatacatttgcattaaCGGAACATACAGTGGTCCTGTATTTTCTTCACTGGCAGAACAGTAgaaataaaattcttaaaaaatattgcatttttcagGAGGCCAGtatgaaatatttcacataaacacttgtatttttatatgcattCATATAATTAACTACAAAAATAGATTGACCAAgaactttttcaactttttagaCTTTCCCAATTATTTTACTGAAACCTTCTACATGAGAGCCTTATCCATTAAAATGGCTTTGTGCTTTACCTATTCAGTTTAACCAATCACTCAcaatgtaaagtaataaaatgtatagaactgtgtgttctgtaaaaacaaaatgaaagtgcTCATTTCCCAGGCATGCATCATGTTTGAAACATAAATAAGGGTAACAGAGCATGTAAAAATTCCACATGCAACTGTAAAACACCTAAGAGTGAATATTTATATTCTTGTAGAAACTAAAGACGATCTCTCCAGAAGTTAGGTGTCAGAAATCCCCCGAAGCCTGACATTTGTCTCTAAGGGATCTATTTATGAAGCAATGAATcagatattcactgaaacattctctggtctatgtgtttcaattcTTCACCAGGTAATGTTagtttcactgctttaaaaaatgtcaaagaacGGAGCTCTGTAGTTGCAATGAATGCAAACACCCTTTGACCTCAACTAAGACAGAAGAAAGGCtgtgttcacactggccatgaggatGTGGTGCGTTTAccatttcctcatgccagggatCCACTGCCTTAATTCTGCAGGCTTGTTGAGATGCCAAGCTCCTACCAGCAGTAGCtgtatagaaaatgaatggaggCAGCAGTGCCGCTCAACAGTGtcaaaagaggaggaggaggaagaagaagaaaaagttgCCTTAGGACTTAGCtctgaggtcattggccactttagtaagggctgttttggtggaatgggcagcttgaaagccagactggagagagTCAAGGAGAGGATTGGTACTCAGTAagtgttttataaacaaagcattcaagaagtttggaaacatataggagaagggagataggacggtagctaaaTGAtggggaggggtctagtgagaaTTTCTTCacgatagggagaattatggcatgtttaaaagctgaggggtatatagcagtagaaagggaaaggttgtaTAGTTGGGTTAGTGTGAGGGCCAGAGTGAAAGAGTGGGCACAAAGTACATCaaagggaattgggtcaagcggacacatagtagatagagatgatgagagaacAGAGGGCTCACTGCTGgcagctgtcaaatatgcagacacTGATTCTTTAAGCACCAAAGGTGAGGTGTGAGTGTCCGTGATTGAAACCAGCCCTTAGAGTCatacaaaatatagaatatacattTTGTCGAAATAATGATGCACAGCTGTAAGATTTAAGATGTTTTATAATTTTGCATCAGCACTATTGTGACTGATTTTCTTGAATATCACAATCCATAGGTAGAAACTCTAATGTCAATCTTTCTAAATAATCTCCAATAAAACAGCTTCCAATAATTTAACTTCTACTCAGAGAAGAGAAGGATCGTTGTGCTGCTGTCACTGTCAAGCAATTATTAGCAGGAATGAGTCTTACATGTATGGCCATATACAATATATCTGCATCTATTTATGTCCAGGAACTGGACAATTGTAGGCATTATAAGGCAAATACCagtatttttgcctttttacttTTCAGATTTTCCAATCCGGAAGCTCTTCTGaaataatgggcctaatttataaagctctccaagactaagatagagcagtgtttcttaacctttaaCATGGCGGAACgccttaaaacaactttcaggtcttcagggaacccctgctataattacaatattcaaagatcacaatacattagtgtggtattcagtgggaagaattacattactggcaagtgaaaaaaatgccacccttaaaaatcaccaaaaatataattggcatCTGTTAAATTGAAATGGGAGATccaaactgctcactgctcaaggaaccgctagcaaactctggagaaacACCCAAGATTGACTAGCATAGccaaatccagcaaacctggaatagacctaatcaggactgaaaatatttgccaactattagcaaattaaaGAATTACATTGCAAGTTTtcttgatcatccaggttccctcATGATGAATTATCTTCTCCAATCAATGTCtttagttaaaaacaaaatattgtttctggTCAATACCAAAGACCTTATTCTAAGTGAATCACATGTATTCATCTAAAATTTACCTTTTCAATACATAAAAGGTAATCCTTTATTTAATTAACTTGCTCATGCTGGCAAGTGCTTCCATGTGCTTACAAAAGCAGTAGGTATAAGAGAATAAGGCACGGTGGTGATACTATTCCAAGAGTCCGAGATGGGATCATAACAGTCCAATGTTTTACATCTTTGAGTCCCAAAATATCCTCCAACCACATAAAGTTTATTTCCTGATGCTAGAGCATGGCAAGACATTCTTTTGGAGGTCATATCACCAATTCTAGTCCATTGATTTGTTTCACAGTCAAATCTGTAGGCAGAGGCAGCTGTAAATTCAGTGTCCCCTCCCATAATAAAAATCTGGCTGCCCAATACAGCAGCTGCAGTATACCGCCATGGTTGTGGACATTCTGCTTTTATGTTCCAACGGTTTTCAAAAGGGTCATAGCACTGCACTTTAGAGACACGCTCTCGATGTATACTTGTGCCTCCGAACACAAACAGTTTGAGCTTTGCACTGACTACAGCTGCATTGCTTACACCATCTCTCAGTGGTGCCACCATTGTCCATTTATTTGATAAAGGGTCATATCTCTCCACTTGTTTCAAGGAAACTGAAGGTGATGCTGGAAAAACACCAGCAACTGCTGTGTGTCCTCCAACAACATAAAGACAATTTTGCAACTCTGCGGAACCATGGCCAAATCTTGCTATAAGCATGGGTGCAGCCTTTGCCCATTCCTCGTGAACTGTGTCGTACACCCAAACGTCTTTGGACACTCCATTCTCAGAGCCTCTACCACCAGTGACATAGACCTTACAACCAATGGCACAAGCGCTAAATTCCTTTCTCGGACTTGGCAGGTCAGCTTTTGGAATAATTTCTTTAGCTTTGTGGTCAACCTGATAAATTTTATCACACATAAAGGTCTGTCCACCCAAAATCAGAAGGGTGTGTCCTGCTTTCCTAGGCTTAGCACAGAGACTAGTCACTATTCCATCATTCTGCAGGATCTTCCTCTTGCAATGAACAGCTTCTTCCATTATTAATTTACTTCTCTCGTCAGCCATGACTAAATTCTCACAAGCAATGGCGTCCTTCAGAGATTCTGAAGTAAGAAGTGCCAACCTAATGTTCTTCAGCAATTCTGGAAAACAGTCTTTTCTTTTGTCCAAGTCATACTTAACCCATTGTAATACAGAATTAAAAACCACCTGCTCGTCCTCAATTTCAAGTTCATCACTAGATACCAAGTCAAGCAAAATGTCTTTCGACAGGTTATTAAAGTCTTCAGTTCTGTGCACAGTTTCAAAATTAACCAAACACATTCGCAAGGACAGTTCGTATAATCGACGGCATTGATGAGCATCGGATAGCATTAGCATTCCTAGGCAATTTGAGGGATAGAGATTTTTTTCCAAGAACTCGGCAGCTGCATCTCGTACATCGTGAAACTGAAGCATATCCCCAGCTTCCAGTAGAGACTCtgcattttcttcatttattatgattttagATGAATAGGCAAAGTCAAGGAGAAGTTCTAACACTTCTGGGTGAAGACTGTCATGGAAGTTTACAGTGTTATCAAGGGTTTCCCTCAATCCATTACTAAACATGGCTTCAAAGTACTGGCTGCAGGCTGCCAACACTACACGATGGCAATGGAAAGAATGGTCTCCTGCCCACAGCGTGACATCCGTGAAAAGCTGCTGTTTCCGCATCACGTTAAAATGGTTCAGGACGCAGTCTGGATGAGTAAGCTTGTGATATAAGGAAATATTCATAGACCCAGTACTGGTACGGGATTTCCTATTTTCATGCACACTGACCGACATGATGGCATCTAAagctgagataaaaaaaaaaaaaaaaaagaaaatagaaaaaattattattccaAACATAACTTTTgcttgctttaaacattttttataatataaccGATACTGGTCATGTAATAAATTTTACTTTGAGCTGGTACTAAAGTAACCGgtcctacctgtctgatcactctgaGTTTCTAGTGAGAatgaaaaatttatatatatatatatatatatatatatatatatatatatatatatatataataaaaaatatattttattgtttgtgttaggtgtgtttcaaaaaaaaaaaaaagtgaaataatttgttttcaccaagtgtatattacttttttattttatcagtttgTTTAAAGTTGTAAAGGCCTTTGGCATATCTATTGTACCCTACTGGAAATGTCCACACATTCTCGAATGCCATGGTGGATCAGTATCTAAATGCATACAGCTGGAATGTTCCCAGACACAACAATACTTTATTTCTACAGTGGCAGCTGAATAACAAGCATACTATGAGCATTGCTGCCTGGACACAGAACAAGCACATATGGTATCCAACAAAATAGGACATTCTATATTATGAGGTCCtaaattcttaaaaaacaaagaaaaaaatgtgcaaacttcAACTTTAAAGGGGAAGCCAAGGCCTCTCAATATTTCAGAAGGTGAAGGGATGCAGAAATATAATTCTGACCTAAATTCAGGTTCCCTCTGA belongs to Pyxicephalus adspersus chromosome 2, UCB_Pads_2.0, whole genome shotgun sequence and includes:
- the KLHL25 gene encoding kelch-like protein 25; the encoded protein is MSVSVHENRKSRTSTGSMNISLYHKLTHPDCVLNHFNVMRKQQLFTDVTLWAGDHSFHCHRVVLAACSQYFEAMFSNGLRETLDNTVNFHDSLHPEVLELLLDFAYSSKIIINEENAESLLEAGDMLQFHDVRDAAAEFLEKNLYPSNCLGMLMLSDAHQCRRLYELSLRMCLVNFETVHRTEDFNNLSKDILLDLVSSDELEIEDEQVVFNSVLQWVKYDLDKRKDCFPELLKNIRLALLTSESLKDAIACENLVMADERSKLIMEEAVHCKRKILQNDGIVTSLCAKPRKAGHTLLILGGQTFMCDKIYQVDHKAKEIIPKADLPSPRKEFSACAIGCKVYVTGGRGSENGVSKDVWVYDTVHEEWAKAAPMLIARFGHGSAELQNCLYVVGGHTAVAGVFPASPSVSLKQVERYDPLSNKWTMVAPLRDGVSNAAVVSAKLKLFVFGGTSIHRERVSKVQCYDPFENRWNIKAECPQPWRYTAAAVLGSQIFIMGGDTEFTAASAYRFDCETNQWTRIGDMTSKRMSCHALASGNKLYVVGGYFGTQRCKTLDCYDPISDSWNSITTVPYSLIPTAFVSTWKHLPA